From Serratia fonticola:
CAAAATTCCGGTACCGGAGTGCGTTTCCAACTGCACCTTCGGCGGGCCGGAAGGCAATGAACTCTACATTACCGCCACCGCATCGTTGTACCGCATTGTCCTGAATACCCACGGGTAATCATGGGCTGGCAATCACGCAGGGGGAGCTTGCCTCTCCCTGCTTTGTCACGTCTGTAGCACGCCAAACCCCTCAAACTGTGTTGCCGATCACATAATCGTCAGGTTAATTTAACTAACTGTTTTTACGCGATAATTTCCTAGACTCCGGCTTTGACTTCGTCCCAGCAGGGGTATAGCATTTATTTGAAATGCAATTTCGCATATTGAAATTAAAAGAACACAAAACATGCAGTTCACCATAAGGGAGAAGCAGTATGAGAGTGAGCTATACCGAGTTAAAACAGCAATTCAAACGCGTGTTGCTGGCACGGGGCCTGGCGGAACCCACGGCAGATGAGTGTGCCACCCTGTTCGCCGATACCACCGAAAGCGGCGTCTATTCCCACGGGGTCAACCGCTTCCCACGCTTTATTCAGCAGTTGGACGCGGGTGATATCGTGCCTGACGCCGAACCGAGCAAGCTGCTGTCGTTAGGCGCAATCGAACAGTGGGATGCCCATCAGGGCATTGGCAACCTGACCGCCCGCAAGATGATGGATCGCGCCATGCAGTTAGCAGATCAACACGGGATTGGCCTGGTGGCGTTGCGTAATGCCAACCACTGGATGCGTGGCGGAGGTTACGGCTGGCAAGCGGCAGAAAAAGGCTATATCGGCATTTGCTGGACCAACTCGATCGCCGTCATGCCACCTTGGGGGGCTAAAGAGTGCCGTATCGGCACTAACCCGCTGATCGTCGCCGTGCCGAGTAATCCCATCACCATGGTAGATATGTCGATGTCGATGTTCTCCTACGGCGCGCTGGAAATGAATCGCCTGGCGGGCAAAAAACTGGCGGTAGACGGCGGTTTCGATAACGACGGCAACCTGACGCGCGATCCGGCCATCATCGAGGAAAATCGGCGTATCTTGCCGATGGGCTATTGGAAGGGGTCTGCGCTGTCGATCGTGCTGGATATGATCGCTACCCTGCTCTCTGGCGGTTCATCGGTCGCTGAAGTTACCGAAGATAACCGCGATGAATACGGCATTTCGCAGGTGTTTATCGCCATTGAGATCGACCGCCTGATCGACGGCAAAACCCGTGATGAAAAACTGCAGCGCATTATGGATTACGTTACCAGCGCCGAGCGTGATAACCCAGAAGTCGCCATTCGCTTGCCGGGCCACCGCTTCCCGCACCTCCGCGCCGAAAATCAACGCGATGGCATCCCGGTAGACGATCGTGTCTGGGCCCGCATTCAGGCACTTTAAGGAGCAGTTATGATCTTCGGCCATATTGCCCATACGGCAGCAGAACACTATCCCCCGGCGATTGCCAAAGCCGTGGCCTATTTGCAGAACACCGACTTTACCGCCCTGTCTGCCGGGCGTTATGAGGATCCTGAAACCGGTTATGTGGTACAGGTTCTGGATCTTCACACGCAACATAAAGATGAGTTGCGCCCTGAAGTACACCGCAAAAATATCGACGTGCAGTTCCTGGTAAGTGGTACTGAATTAATAGGCGTTGCGGCGGACAGAGGAAACAACGTTATTCATCAGGAATTATTAGCGCAGCGCGACATTATTTTCTATCAGGATGTGGAAGACGAATCCTGGTTAACCATGCAGCCCGGTAATTTTGCGGTATTTTATCCGCAAGATGTCCATCGCCCTGCCTGCATTAATCAAACGCCCTGCGATATCAGAAAGGTGGTGGTGAAAATACCGATAACATTACTTTCCAGTACGATGAAATAAAGACTGTCTCATAACGTGAATTTAGCCGTTTCATTGATTGCGATAATATCAGGTGAAAAATATGGAAAACACAACGCCGGGCTTTATTATTGGTGCTTATCCTTGTGCACCTTCATTTCATCAGCTCGAACGTGAAAAGGAAGTTCAATTCTGGGATCGGCTGGCTGAACTGCCGCTGATCCGTGGGCTGGAGCAACCTTGTCTGGACGATCTGCATCCTTATGGTGACGATTTCTTGCTTAAGCAGATCCCCAACCACTGGCAACTGGTGCTTACCGCGGTAATGGGGACTATGCAACGACGCGGCAGTGGGCGGGATTTTGGCCTCGCCGCCCGTAATGAGGAAGAGCGCCAGGCAGCGGTGGATTATATCCGTTCAATACATGACAAAGTTAAGCGAACCAACGATCGCGCCGGTCGCCAACAGGTGGTAGCCCTGGAGCTTCAATCGGCCCCCAACCGGCAGGAAAAAGACAGTGCGGCGGCGCGGCAGGCCTTCATTGCCTCATTGGAAGACATTGCCGGTTGGCACTGGGAATGCGATTTGGTAATTGAGCACTGCGATGCGCTGACCGGGCCCATGCCACGCAAGGGTTTCCTGACGCTGGAAGATGAGATCATCGCGGCGCAGGCGATTAACCGCCACTTTGGCGATACGCTAACCCTGGCCATCAACTGGGGCCGTTCTGCTATTGAAGGGCATAATAACCATCTGCCTTTGCAACAGGTTAAACAGTGCCAACAGGCAGGGTTATTAAGCGCCCTGATGTTCTCCGGCACCGCCAGCCAAGGTGCTTATGGCGAATGGGAGGATACTCATGCGCCCTTTGCCCCATTCGATGGCAGCCATTATGTTTGCCATGAATCATTAATGACGCTGGACAGTGCGCGGCAATTATTTAATCAGGCTCCGCTGGCAGAATTAAACTATGCCGGTATCAAATTACTGTCCACCTCGGCACAAGAGAGTGTCGAGCAAAGGATTGCTATTATCAAGGATGGTCTCAACGCCCTGGCGCTAAGCAGTGGCCTGATCACGACACCAATAAAATAGAACATCAAATAATACCTATGAAACGGTAAACAATAATACGGATTTATTCCGAGCCCCCTACTTATGCGAAGGTATCAATAACATGAATACTGCTTCTGTTGCTGTTAACCAAAGTCAGACCATACCCAAATTACGCTGGCTGAGAATTGTGCCGCCTATTCTGATTACCTGCATTATTTCTTATATGGACCGCGTTAATATCGCCTTCGCCATGCCTGGCGGCATGGACGCCGAATTGGGGATCACCGCCTCAATGGCCGGATTGGCAGGCGGCATCTTCTTTATCGGTTATCTGTTCCTGCAAGTGCCCGGCGGCAAGCTGGCGGTTAACGGTAACGGCAAGAAGTTTATTGGCTGG
This genomic window contains:
- a CDS encoding YhcH/YjgK/YiaL family protein translates to MIFGHIAHTAAEHYPPAIAKAVAYLQNTDFTALSAGRYEDPETGYVVQVLDLHTQHKDELRPEVHRKNIDVQFLVSGTELIGVAADRGNNVIHQELLAQRDIIFYQDVEDESWLTMQPGNFAVFYPQDVHRPACINQTPCDIRKVVVKIPITLLSSTMK
- a CDS encoding DUF4862 family protein; protein product: MENTTPGFIIGAYPCAPSFHQLEREKEVQFWDRLAELPLIRGLEQPCLDDLHPYGDDFLLKQIPNHWQLVLTAVMGTMQRRGSGRDFGLAARNEEERQAAVDYIRSIHDKVKRTNDRAGRQQVVALELQSAPNRQEKDSAAARQAFIASLEDIAGWHWECDLVIEHCDALTGPMPRKGFLTLEDEIIAAQAINRHFGDTLTLAINWGRSAIEGHNNHLPLQQVKQCQQAGLLSALMFSGTASQGAYGEWEDTHAPFAPFDGSHYVCHESLMTLDSARQLFNQAPLAELNYAGIKLLSTSAQESVEQRIAIIKDGLNALALSSGLITTPIK
- the yiaK gene encoding 3-dehydro-L-gulonate 2-dehydrogenase — encoded protein: MRVSYTELKQQFKRVLLARGLAEPTADECATLFADTTESGVYSHGVNRFPRFIQQLDAGDIVPDAEPSKLLSLGAIEQWDAHQGIGNLTARKMMDRAMQLADQHGIGLVALRNANHWMRGGGYGWQAAEKGYIGICWTNSIAVMPPWGAKECRIGTNPLIVAVPSNPITMVDMSMSMFSYGALEMNRLAGKKLAVDGGFDNDGNLTRDPAIIEENRRILPMGYWKGSALSIVLDMIATLLSGGSSVAEVTEDNRDEYGISQVFIAIEIDRLIDGKTRDEKLQRIMDYVTSAERDNPEVAIRLPGHRFPHLRAENQRDGIPVDDRVWARIQAL